Proteins co-encoded in one Rhopalosiphum maidis isolate BTI-1 chromosome 2, ASM367621v3, whole genome shotgun sequence genomic window:
- the LOC113553678 gene encoding alpha-tocopherol transfer protein-like — MPEYYVIPNEDGVKKIMKEYGLSKDQIDKDVATIRDWMLTQPHLPKFPESKNDELSFWIEGFLRLTKNNLEKTKLGVESHFRLKTLFPQVYDVNDLPNYVESELYEYLTMVMLPKHTPDGLKIMYYNFKDSSSHLFRPIEIYKRMRLMLDIYQRKGIDFTGIHVVIDTRNITLSHISQFDLFQLKNLIKLAQKAYPLRLKHTHILFPPSFIDVAKNILKPFVSKKMFARLSFHKNLETLWEHIPRDILPIEYGGYNGNLDVIREEWKTLILKNNDWFLSNVNYKSDESKRPKKKKSFSCEKISFKTLILD, encoded by the exons ATGCCGGAATACTATGTAATACCTAATGAAGATGGAGtgaagaaaataatgaaagaATATGGTTTGTCAAAAGATCAAATTGATAAGGATGTAGCCACTATCAGGGATTGGATGCTAACACAACCACATTTACCCAAATTtccagaatctaaaaatg ATGAATTGAGTTTTTGGATTGAAGGGTTTCTACGACTGACCAAAAACAATTtggaaaaaacaaaactagGGGTTGAAAGTCATTTTCgcttaaaaacattgtttccACAGGTCTATGATGTGAATGATTTACCAAATTACGTGGAAAGTGAATTGTATGAATactt AACCATGGTTATGTTACCCAAACACACGCCTGATGGtctcaaaataatgtattataacttcAAAGATAGCAGTTCACATTTGTTTCGGCCAATCGAAATATACAAGAGAATGCGTTTGATGTTGGATATTTATCAGAGAAAAGGCATCGATTTTACCGGTATTCACGTTGTGATTGACACAAGGAATATTACGTTGTCGCACATAAGTCAATTCGACTTGTTTCAACTCAAGAACCTCATTAAACTCGCACAG aAAGCATATCCATTACGTTTGAAACACACTCATATTTTGTTCCCACCAAGTTTTATTGACGTGGCTAAAAATATCTTGAAACCATTTGTgtcgaaaaaaatgtttgccaGA ttatcttTCCATAAGAACCTTGAAACACTCTGGGAACACATACCAAGAGATATACTTCCAATCGAATATGGAGGATATAATGGCAATTTGGACGTAATAAGAG AGGAATGGAAAACATTGATATTGAAGAACAATGATTGGTTTTTGTCCaacgtaaattataaatcagacGAGTCTAAAAgaccaaaaaagaaaaaatcattttccTGCGAAAAAATCTCGTTTAAGACTTTGATTTTGGACTAA